One genomic window of Camelina sativa cultivar DH55 chromosome 5, Cs, whole genome shotgun sequence includes the following:
- the LOC104789444 gene encoding uncharacterized protein LOC104789444 produces the protein MYKLTVCILILSFLLYSRLSNPTLARVQYESPSPRKKMGKEVWDQKVFNEIKIGAAGSVSRRTSSCRTSCKPSQSWRIERRLRHITVKRFKLLDYLPITCDVLYY, from the exons atGTACAAACTCACGGTTTGTATactaattttgagttttcttttgtaCTCTAGATTATCTAACCCGACACTAGCCCGGGTACAATATGAATCTCCAAGTCCTA gaaaaaaaatgggaaaagaaGTTTGGGACCAAAAGGTCTTCAACGAGATCAAAATTGGTGCAGCAGGCAGTGTTTCAAGGCGAACTTCTTCATGTCGTACAAGTTGTAAACCTAGCCAGTCTTGGAGAATTGAAAGGCGGTTAAGGCATATCACGGTTAAGAGATTCAAACTCCTTGATTACCTTCCTATAACATGTGATGTCCTTTACTACTAA
- the LOC104787293 gene encoding probable eukaryotic translation initiation factor 5-1, which produces MALQNIGASNRDDAFYRYKMPRMMTKIEGRGNGIKTNVVNMVDIAKALGRPPAYTTKYFGCELGAQSKFDEKTGTSLVNGAHDTSKLAGLLENFIKKYVQCYGCGNPETEILITKTQMLQLKCAACGFISDVDMRDKLTSFILKNPPEQKKSSKDKKSMRRAEKERLKEGEAADEELRKIKKEAASKKKAATTGTSKDKVLKKKDHSPPRSQSDENEQADSEEDDDDVQWQTYTSREAAEKRMKEQLSAVTADMVMLSTIEEKKPAVEVKKAPEVLHENGNSKIPDNAHEKLVSEIKELLSSGSSPTQLKTALASNSATPQEKMDALFSALFGGAGKGFAKEVIKKKKYLVALMMIQEDAGAPQQMVLLNGIESFCMKASAEAAKEVALVIKGLYDEDLLEEDVIVEWYNKGIKGSPVLKNVTPFIEWLQNAESESEEE; this is translated from the coding sequence ATGGCTTTGCAAAACATTGGTGCTTCCAACCGCGATGATGCCTTCTACCGGTACAAGATGCCGAGGATGATGACCAAGATTGAAGGCAGGGGCAACGGTATCAAGACTAATGTGGTCAATATGGTTGACATTGCTAAGGCCTTGGGGAGACCTCCTGCTTATACCACTAAGTACTTTGGTTGTGAGCTTGGTGCGCAGTCCAAATTTGATGAGAAGACTGGAACCTCTCTGGTCAATGGGGCCCATGACACTTCCAAGCTTGCGGGACTTCTGGAGAACTTCATCAAAAAATATGTTCAGTGTTACGGATGTGGGAATCCTGAAACTGAGATACTCATCACAAAGACGCAGATGCTCCAGCTGAAATGTGCGGCTTGCGGGTTTATCTCGGATGTCGATATGAGGGACAAGCTCACGTCCTTCATTCTTAAGAATCCTCCAGAGCAAAAGAAGTCGTCTAAGGATAAGAAGTCAATGAGGAGAGCTGAGAAAGAAAGGCTGAAAGAAGGTGAAGCAGCTGATGAGGAGCTGAGGAAAATCAAGAAGGAGGCTGCTAGTAAGAAGAAAGCAGCAACCACAGGTACTTCGAAAGACAAagttttgaagaagaaagatcattCCCCACCTCGAAGCCAGTCTGATGAGAATGAGCAAGCAgacagtgaagaagatgatgatgatgtccaGTGGCAAACATATACTTCCAGGGAGGCTGCTGAGAAACGAATGAAAGAACAGCTCAGCGCTGTAACAGCTGATATGGTGATGCTGTCcacaattgaagaaaaaaagccAGCAGTTGAGGTGAAGAAGGCACCAGAAGTGCTGCATGAGAATGGCAATAGCAAGATTCCTGATAATGCTCATGAAAAGCTTGTGAGTGAGATAAAAGAGCTTCTGAGCAGTGGTTCATCTCCTACACAACTCAAAACAGCCCTAGCTTCAAACTCCGCAACCCCTCAGGAGAAGATGGACGCCTTATTCTCTGCCCTCTTTGGAGGCGCAGGCAAGGGATTTGCTAAAGaagtgatcaagaagaagaaatatctCGTGGCCTTGATGATGATACAAGAAGATGCAGGAGCTCCTCAGCAGATGGTTTTGCTTAATGGAATAGAATCTTTCTGCATGAAGGCGAGCGCAGAGGCTGCCAAAGAAGTTGCTCTTGTTATTAAAGGGCTTTATGATGAAGACCTTTTGGAAGAGGATGTGATTGTTGAATGGTACAATAAAGGAATTAAAGGCTCCCCAGTGTTGAAGAATGTTACTCCGTTCATTGAGTGGCTCCAGAACGCTGAGTCTGAGTCCGAGGAAGAGTGA